From the Lathyrus oleraceus cultivar Zhongwan6 chromosome 4, CAAS_Psat_ZW6_1.0, whole genome shotgun sequence genome, one window contains:
- the LOC127138681 gene encoding protein OXIDATIVE STRESS 3 LIKE 1 — protein MPLSLESNGRSSFADYVSIRDQNFPEEDSDSDSCGSSHSSLGRNSDSSEDSSDRELEDSGEVEKKSPLDTMNDLEEDLPVKKGISNFYIGKSKSFTNLADAAGATCVQEIVKAEDPYAKKRKDSLARNMLIGRSRSYANVGGISNSKRTSNLGRRTSCLNLSANADSSDEGKSSTSRSISPPCPLPPRHPQAGNMSSANASRTRPSPPTRDLPLRSYSWSDLNSVAEGHDLAGLAICSGNKDNKVH, from the exons ATGCCGTTGTCTCTTGAATCCAACGGGAGATCCAGCTTCGCCGATTATGTCTCGATCCGCGATCAGAATTTTCCGGAGGAggattctgattctgattctTGTGGCTCCTCGCACTCTTCTCTAGGGAGGAACAGTGATTCGTCGGAAGATTCTTCTGACCGGGAACTGGAGGACTCCGGTGAAGTTGAGAAGAAAAGCCCTTTGGATACGATGAATGATTTGGAGGAAGATTTACCGGTGAA GAAAGGCATATCCAACTTTTATATTGGCAAATCAAAATCATTCACAAACTTAGCAGATGCAGCAGGTGCAACATGTGTTCAAGAGATAGTAAAAGCAGAAGACCCTTATGCTAAAAAGCGAAAGGATTCACTTGCGAGAAACATGTTAATCGGAAGGAGCCGCAGTTACGCGAATGTTGGTGGAATATCAAACTCAAAGCGAACTTCTAACTTAGGCCGACGAACGTCGTGTCTCAATCTGAGCGCCAATGCTGACAGTAGCGATGAAGGGAAGAGTTCCACTTCCAGATCAATATCTCCTCCTTGTCCACTTCCTCCTCGTCATCCACAAGCCGGTAATATGTCCTCTGCAAATGCTTCACGTACTCGTCCTAGTCCTCCGACACGGGATCTCCCTTTGCGCTCGTATTCTTGGTCTGATCTGAACTCTGTTGCTGAGGGTCATGATTTGGCTGGTTTGGCTATTTGTAGTGGAAACAAAGACAATAAAGTACACTGA